The proteins below are encoded in one region of Eulemur rufifrons isolate Redbay chromosome 2, OSU_ERuf_1, whole genome shotgun sequence:
- the SSTR1 gene encoding somatostatin receptor type 1: protein MFPNGTASSPSSPSPSPGSCSEGGGSRGPGAGAADGMEEPGRNASQNGTLSEGQGSAILISFIYSVVCLVGLCGNSMVIYVILRYAKMKTATNIYILNLAIADELLMLSVPFLVTSTLLRHWPFGALLCRLVLSVDAVNMFTSIYCLTVLSVDRYVAVVHPIKAARYRRPTVAKVVNLGVWVLSLLVILPIVVFSRTAANSDGTVACNMLMPEPAQRWLVGFVLYTFLMGFLLPVGAICLCYVLIIAKMRMVALKAGWQQRKRSERKITLMVMMVVMVFVICWMPFYVVQLVNVFAEQDDATVSQLSVILGYANSCANPILYGFLSDNFKRSFQRILCLSWMDNATEEPVDYYATALKSRAYSVEDFQPENLESGGVFRNGTCTSRITTL, encoded by the coding sequence ATGTTCCCCAATGGCACcgcctcctctccttcctctcctagCCCCAGCCCGGGCAGCTGCAGCGAAGGCGGCGGCAGCAGGGGCCCCGGGGCCGGCGCTGCGGACGGCAtggaggagccagggagaaacGCGTCCCAGAACGGGACCTTGAGCGAGGGCCAGGGAAGCGCCATCCTCATCTCTTTCATCTACTCCGTGGTGTGCCTGGTGGGGCTGTGTGGGAACTCTATGGTCATTTATGTGATCCTGCGCTACGCCAAGATGAAGACTGCCACCAACATCTATATCCTAAACCTGGCCATCGCTGATGAGCTGCTCATGCTTAGCGTGCCCTTCCTGGTCACCTCCACGTTGTTGCGCCACTGGCCCTTCGGCGCGCTGCTCTGCCGTCTCGTGCTCAGCGTGGACGCGGTCAACATGTTCACCAGCATCTACTGTCTGACCGTGCTTAGCGTGGACCGCTACGTGGCCGTGGTGCACCCCATCAAGGCGGCCCGCTACCGCCGTCCCACCGTGGCCAAGGTAGTGAACCTGGGCGTGTGGGTGCTATCGCTACTCGTCATCCTGCCCATTGTGGTCTTCTCGCGCACCGCGGCCAACAGCGACGGCACGGTGGCCTGCAACATGCTCATGCCCGAGCCCGCCCAACGCTGGCTGGTGGGCTTCGTGTTGTACACATTTCTCATGGGCTTTCTGCTGCCCGTCGGGGCCATCTGCTTGTGCTACGTGCTCATCATTGCCAAGATGCGCATGGTAGCCCTCAAGGCCGGCTGGCAGCAGCGCAAGCGCTCGGAGCGCAAGATCACCctaatggtgatgatggtggtgatggtgtttGTCATCTGCTGGATGCCGTTCTACGTGGTGCAGCTGGTCAACGTGTTCGCTGAGCAAGACGACGCCACAGTGAGCCAGCTGTCGGTCATTCTCGGCTATGCCAACAGCTGCGCCAACCCCATCCTCTACGGCTTTCTCTCGGACAACTTCAAGCGCTCTTTCCAGCGCATCCTATGCCTCAGCTGGATGGACAACGCCACGGAGGAGCCAGTCGATTACTACGCCACGGCCCTCAAGAGCCGCGCCTACAGTGTGGAGGACTTCCAGCCTGAGAACCTGGAGTCCGGCGGCGTCTTCCGTAATGGCACCTGCACGTCCCGGATCACCACGCTCTGA